The proteins below are encoded in one region of Aspergillus nidulans FGSC A4 chromosome III:
- a CDS encoding kinetochore-associated Ndc80 complex subunit NDC80 (transcript_id=CADANIAT00005426), which produces MSQDTGLFSIKRPRETLGSVQNFSSLPQPSSALKRTSSIGYQNPPFTSQHTRSMSLLNSVGRPQQPNFQRSSSGGFGADPGLSSVRRSVSSNVFHGTSAGRPSFAPGSMSSNPASQSLQRRSSVFSRPSTGGAMGHQSFFTQVPSAAGVPRDPRPLRDRSFQARIAQELLEYLTHNNFELEMKHSLGQNTLRSPTQKDFNYIFQWLYHRIDPGYRFQKAMDAEVPPILKQLRYPYEKGITKSQIAAVGGQNWPTFLGMLHWLMELAQMMDRFAMGEYDEACAEMGVDVSGDRIIFRFLTGAYHDWLQGGEEEDDDAAAQRLIPHIELMAQEFEKGNEKYVQEMQVLDAENRALRDQIEELEKNAPDMAKLDKQFRILEDDKRKFEDYIQNVQGKIEKYESRIAFLEDEIRKTESELQAAEEERAGLQASVDQQGLTIQDIDRMNTERDRLQRSLDDAVSRLEETHARVMAKESEASAKLEDLEELVKTYNTLGYQNSLIPSTAVNANGQEYELGLNVNERSFSTSQIGGIPSRISPEADRLLAEPFTGYHPAHLLNLDLRGIVRSNLQALRKEINERRKRGIDADLERRNLLDNIKEAMDEKRSEVEALEHKRRTAEEEFERLKEVTTTQKLASDAQIEKMEKELAKMRATMSESVQLMEQREMNTNIEYEQLTLRANALREELHTNVESMLNDVIRFKVHIQKGLEDYENFVVDEVEQELGGDTQLDEDAPMSTEEL; this is translated from the exons ATGTCGCAAGATACAGGATTGTTCAGCATCAAACGTCCCCGCGAG ACATTGGGGAGCGTTCAAAATTTCTCATCACTACCACAGCCGTCGTCAGCCCTAAAGCGCACCAGCTCAATTGGATACCAAAACCCACCGTTCACTTCCCAACACACGCGCTCCATGTCATTATTAAACTCAGTTGGTCGCCCGCAACAACCAAACTTTCAGCGATCGTCTTCGGGGGGGTTTGGCGCGGATCCCGGTCTTTCATCTGTCAGGCGCTCTGTCTCAAGCAATGTCTTTCATGGAACTAGCGCTGGACGGCCTAGTTTTGCCCCAGGCTCAATGTCATCCAACCCGGCGTCTCAGAGCTTACAGAGGCGAAGTAGTGTGTTTTCACGGCCTTCCACGGGTGGCGCCATGGGCCATCAGTCATTTTTCACACAAGTTCCTTCAGCCGCTGGAGTTCCTAGAGATCCACGACCTCTCCGAGACAGATCTTTCCAGGCACGCATTGCGCAGGAACTGCTTGAGTATTTAACTCATAATAATTTTGAGCTTGAAATGAAGCATTCACTTGGCCAAAATACTCTTCGATCGCCAACTCAAAAGGATTTCAATTACATCTTCCAATGGCTGTACCATCGAATCGACCCGGGTTACCGGTTCCAAAAGGCAATGGATGCGGAGGTCCCACCAATTCTAAAACAGCTGCGCTATCCATACGAAAAGGGTATCACGAAATCGCAGATAGCGGCTGTTGGAGGTCAGAATTGGCCTACATTTTTAGGGATGCTCCATTGGTTGATGGAACTAGCACAAATGATGGATCGATTCGCCATGGGAGAATATGATGAAGCCTGCGCGGAGATGGGAGTGGACGTCTCGGGAGATCGAATCATCTTCCGGTTCCTCACAGGCGCCTACCATGATTGGCTACAagggggagaggaagaggatgacgatgctgcTGCGCAAAGGTTGATACCCCACATTGAACTTATGGCTCAGGAGTTTGAGAAAGGCAATGAGAAGTACGTTCAGGAAATGCAGGTTTTGGATGCCGAAAACAGGGCACTACGCGATCAaattgaggagctggagaagaacgccCCGGATATGGCTAAGCTTGACAAGCAGTTCAGAATTCTCGAGGACGACAAGAGGAAATTCGAAGACTATATTCAGAACGTGCAGGGCAAGATCGAGAAGTATGAGAGTCGGATTGCTTTCCTGGAGGACGAGATCAGAAAGACAGAGTCGGAGCTGCAAgccgcagaagaagaacgggCGGGACTTCAAGCTAGCGTCGATCAACAAGGCCTAACCATTCAAGATATCGACCGCATGAACACTGAACGTGACCGGCTTCAGAGGAGTCTTGATGATGCCGTCAGTCGTCTGGAAGAGACACATGCGCGTGTGATGGCCAAAGAGTCCGAAGCCAGCGCGAAGCTCGAGGATTTAGAGGAACTCGTCAAGACCTACAATACGCTGGGATACCAGAACAGTCTCATCCCGTCAACTGCCGTCAATGCGAACGGACAAGAATATGAGCTGGGCCTAAATGTGAACGAGCGTAGTTTCTCCACATCGCAGATTGGTGGCATTCCTAGCAGGATCTCTCCAGAAGCAGATAGGCTTCTAGCCGAGCCTTTCACTGGCTATCATCCAGCACATCTGTTGAACTTGGACCTTCGAGGTATTGTTCGCAGTAATCTCCAGGCACTCCGCAAGGAGATAAACGAGCGGAGAAAGCGTGGTATTGACGCGGATCTGGAAAGACGGAACCTGTTGGACAACATTAAAGAGGCCATGGATGAGAAACGGAGTGAAGTCGAGGCCCTGGAACATAAGCGACGCACAGCGGAGGAAGAATTTGAGAGGCTCAAAGAGGTGACAACTACCCAGAAACTCGCCTCAGATGCACAGATTGAGAAAatggagaaggagctggcAAAGATGCGAGCCACGATGAGTGAGAGCGTTCAGCTGATGGAGCAGCGCGAAATGAACACTAACATCGAGTATGAACAACTCACACTACGGGCAAATGCACTCCGGGAGGAACTACATACCAACGTCGAGAGTATGTTGAATGACGTTATCCGGTTTAAGGTCCATATACAAAAAGGTCTAGAAGACTACGAGAACTTTGTGGTGGATGAAGTAGAACAAGAGTTGGGTGGCGACACGCAATTGGACGAGGATGCCCCAATGTCAACCGAGGAACTCTGA
- a CDS encoding putative acid phosphatase (transcript_id=CADANIAT00005429), with amino-acid sequence MHILVVNDDGPPSNESSPYVHSFVHTLQSAGHTVSVVLPHQQRSWIGKAHLIGAAVKPTYFRPGTLHKDDGTTHEYPRGDNDPDGDEWILINSTPASCVQIGLYHYFQDRGPVDLVVSGPNYGRNTTALFAMSSGTIGAAMEGAACGKRSIALSYAFSSRNHDPVIIAEASRHSVRVIEYLAKNWDEGVDLYSVNVPLEPGVSESKVMYTEMLDNRWSSGSCFDAVDAEVPVENPEQREQTLRDQEEKLEEDPTANPNAKSGRKSRIAHKHFIWAPKFTDVYRSVEESAPGNDGWTVKEGMTSVTPLKANFMHTPGIKGEIKLSDNEEPAFYSIVDCDDPYVQELVEQALRFSMGSRCRSVSSISELPSRSTPVFQYREYERLDFEHAMTNPTTSLINAYIIRKALIRKHYLANTVSNWVTKHPESVLAKHVKVSVDFELDYAEFLDDALLEAYELRECFEENESRPDSEKVWWILKPGMSDRGQGIRLFNSEDQLREIFEEWEPDSEDEEEDECGEDDGNDETDKAATSGVVTSQLRHFIAQPYIDPPLLLPSLNNRKFHIRTYVLATGSLKVYVFKEMLALFASKPYVSPTSQNNETEDSIADLTRHLTNTCFQDKSLPESETVRRFWCLPSIPPPNTHLTATWKEDIYEQICAVTGELFTAAARGMMIHFQTMPNAFEVFGVDFLVDDTGNVWLLEVNAFPDFGQTGEELRDVVVGGLFKGVIGVAVKGFFGEEGKTEENGMRLVAELDLGRKN; translated from the exons ATGCATATTCTT GTGGTGAACGACGACGGCCCTCCGTCGAACGAATCCTCTCCGTATGTCCATTCGTTCGTCCACACACTACAGTCTGCTGGGCACACCGTCTCAGTAGTCCTTCCTCATCAGCAGCGATCATGGATTGGTAAAGCCCATCTTATTGGCGCTGCCGTCAAACCAACCTATTTCCGGCCCGGAACGCTGCACAAAGATGATGGCACAACGCACGAGTACCCGCGCGGCGACAACGACCCAGACGGCGACGAGTGGATTCTTATAAACTCAACCCCCGCCAGTTGCGTGCAGATTGGTCTCTATCACTATTTCCAGGACCGTGGGCCCGTTGACCTCGTGGTATCCGGACCCAATTATGGCCGCAATACCACGGCACTTTTCGCTATGTCGAGCGGGACAATCGGCGCTGCAATGGAGGGCGCCGCATGTGGAAAACGCTCGATTGCCCTCTCGTATGCCTTCAGCTCGCGCAATCATGACCCTGTCATCATCGCGGAGGCGTCTCGGCATTCAGTACGGGTTATTGAGTACCTCGCGAAAAACTGGGATGAGGGTGTTGATTTGTACAGCGTGAATGTGCCGCTGGAACCTGGTGTGAGCGAAAGCAAAGTAATGTATACTGAGATGCTCGATAATCGGTGGTCATCCGGGAGTTGCTTTGACGCTGTTGATGCCGAGGTACCGGTAGAAAACCCAGAGCAGCGAGAACAGACCCTGCGGGatcaggaggagaagctggaagaagatcCCACTGCGAACCCTAATGCTAAGTCTGGAAGGAAATCGCGGATTGCCCATAAGCATTTTATTTGGGCACCAAAGTTTACTGACGTCTATCGGAGTGTGGAGGAAAGTGCGCCTGGGAATGACGGCTGGACTGTCAAGGAGGGAATGACGAG TGTTACTCCATTAAAGGCTAATTTCATGCATACGCCCGGTATCAAAGGGGAGATTAAGCT ATCGGATAATGAGGAGCCCGCCTTCTATTCCATAGTGGATTGTGACGACCCCTACGTCCAAGAATTGGTCGAGCAAGCACTCCGATTTAGTATGGGATCCCGTTGCCGGTCTGTATCCTCTATATCAGAGCTTCCCTCCCGGTCCACTCCAGTTTTCCAGTACCGCGAATACGAACGTTTGGATTTCGAGCACGCCATGACGAACCCGACAACGTCCCTGATAAACGCCTACATCATCCGCAAAGCTCTAATTCGAAAACACTACCTCGCTAACACCGTCTCAAACTGGGTGACCAAGCACCCAGAAAGCGTGTTGGCGAAGCACGTCAAGGTCTCAGTGGACTTTGAACTCGACTATGCTGAATTCCTTGACGACGCTCTACTTGAGGCTTACGAACTTCGCGAATGCTTTGAGGAGAACGAATCCAGACCGGACTCAGAGAAGGTATGGTGGATTCTTAAACCGGGGATGAGTGATCGCGGACAGGGGATTCGGCTGTTCAACAGCGAAGACCAGCTCCGTGAGATATTCGAGGAGTGGGAGCCTgattctgaagatgaagaagaggacgaatGCGGGGAGGACGATGGCAACGACGAGACCGACAAGGCTGCCACTAGCGGTGTGGTAACATCCCAGCTCCGCCATTTCATCGCCCAACCCTACATCGAcccgcctctccttctcccctctCTCAACAACCGCAAATTCCACATAAGAACCTACGTCCTCGCGACAGGCTCTCTGAAGGTGTACGTCTTTAAGGAGATGCTCGCCCTCTTCGCATCGAAGCCTTACGTCTCCCCTACCTCGCAGAACAATGAGACCGAAGACTCAATCGCCGACCTAACCCGCCACCTAACCAACACTTGCTTTCAAGACAAATCCCTGCCAGAGTCTGAAACCGTCCGCCGCTTCTGGTGTCTCCCCTCCATCCCGCCTCCAAATACACATCTAACCGCCACCTGGAAAGAAGATATTTACGAGCAAATCTGCGCCGTCACAGGCGAGCTTTTCACCGCTGCGGCGCGCGGCATGATGATCCATTTCCAGACGATGCCGAATGCGTTTGAGGTCTTTGGAGTGGACTTTTTGGTCGATGACACGGGCAATGTGTGGTTGTTGGAAGTCAATGCTTTCCCGGATTTTGGACAGACTGGTGAGGAGCTCAGGGATGTTGTTGTGGGCGGTTTATTCAAAGGTGTGATTGGTGTGGCTGTTAAGGGGTTCTTTGGTGAGGAGGGTAAGACGGAAGAGAATGGGATGAGGCTGGTTGCGGAGCTGGATCTTGGGAGGAAGAATTGA
- a CDS encoding uncharacterized protein (transcript_id=CADANIAT00005428), whose product MPPTESRRRSTSPSRTRSRSPTRSSNGHSRHRHHEGKDQDRGHDRDRERRLRHRHSHSHSRSHSHRHDRDRRTEPRHRHETRVAISLPFQARELRKRDLETYEPIFAMYLDIQKGKILEDLSEEEVKGRWKSFLGKWNRGELAEGWYDPATLEKARSANAVVPGLGNSYKVVGEEIHQGIVPSPSGGTDELQRDDDDDEYGPMPQYGSTRERALGPSIPTMQDLELRKANRVLTPAETAMEEAIATRHDVRQQYRAEIRSHKSTLRHMEDEVAPRAEPGTHERRIEKRREAAASNRAFAESRRGGSPIDAAPDDELMGSGENDLEAYKAAKEREQRKKNEREIRREEILRARAAEREERVRQYREKEEATIGWLKTLAKQRFG is encoded by the exons ATGCCACCCACCGAATCCCGCCGGAGATCAACCTCCCCCTCACGCACCCGCTCGCGATCCCCAACGAGAAGCTCAAACGGACATAGCAGACATCGTCACCACGAGGGCAAGGATCAGGACCGTGGTCATGACCGTGACCGCGAACGCCGGCTTAGACATAGACACTCGCACTCCCATTCTCGCTCTCACTCCCATCGCCACGACCGCGACCGGCGCACCGAACCGAGACATCGACATGAAACAAGAGTCGCGATAAGCCTTCCCTTTCAAGCGCGCGAACTCAGGAAACGAGATCTAGAAACCTACGAGCCGATATTCGCTATGTACCTTGATATCCAGAAGGGGAAGATATTGGAAGACTTGAGTGAGGAGGAGGTAAAGGGCCGGTGGAAGAGTTTCTTAGGGAAATG GAACCGTGGAGAATTGGCAGAGGGCTGGTATGACCCTGCTACATTGGAGAAGGCGCGGAGCGCCAATGCTGTTGTGCCGGGACTTGGGAATTCGTACAAGGTTGTGGGAGAAGAAATTCATCAGGGGATTGTACCTAGCCCTAGTGGTGGTACGGATGAGCTACAGAgggacgacgatgacgacgagtACGGTCCGATGCCCCAGTATGGTTCGACTCGTGAGCGTGCGCTGGGCCCATCAATACCAACCATGCAGGACTTGGAATTGCGAAAAG CAAACCGCGTACTAACCCCCGCAGAAACTGCTATGGAAGAAGCCATCGCTACTCGCCACGACGTACGCCAACAGTACCGCGCCGAAATCCGCTCGCACAAGTCCACGCTCCGCCACATGGAAGACGAAGTCGCGCCGCGCGCCGAACCAGGAACGCATGAGCGCCGCATAGAAAAGCGGCGGGAAGCCGCTGCCTCTAATCGAGCTTTCGCTGAGTCCCGCCGCGGTGGCTCGCCTATAGATGCGGCGCCGGACGACGAGCTCATGGGCTCTGGCGAGAATGACCTTGAGGCTTACAAAGCTGCTAAGGAGAGGGAGCAGCgaaagaagaatgagagGGAGATCCGCAGGGAGGAGATTTTACGGGCGAGGGCGGCGGAGCGGGAGGAGAGGGTCAGGCAGTAtcgggagaaggaggaggcgacTATTGGGTGGTTGAAGACATTGGCGAAGCAGAGGTTTGGGTGA
- a CDS encoding uncharacterized protein (transcript_id=CADANIAT00005425) — MKSLTILGAVSALFLGRATAQITVTIPPFPDLPTMSIPTLTLPTSISLPSLPSIAIPTLPTSLPESVCFAVPTIPTSISVPTLMAAAPTAGPDSNTTQVLNDQFERMHPRQIAPLGA; from the exons ATGAAGTCCTTGACTATTCTGGGTGCTGTCTCGGCCCTTTTCCTGGGCAGGGCAACGGCTCAAATAACTGTT ACTattcctccttttccagaTCTTCCTACCATGTCTATACCGACCTTGACTCTCCCAACCAGTATAtctcttccttccctcccAAGCATTGCGATTCCTACGCTTCCTACCTCGCTTCCCGAATCTGTTTGCTTTGCTGTCCCGACTATTCCAACATCGATTTCAGTGCCCACTCTTATGGCTGCCGCACCTACCGCTGGGCCAGATAGCAACACCACGCAGGTGCTTAATGACCAGTTTGAGCGGATGCACCCGCGGCAAATTGCACCACTTGGCGCCTGA
- the pex14 gene encoding putative peroxisomal membrane anchor protein (Pex14) (transcript_id=CADANIAT00005427): MVREELISSAVTFLQDPSVASAPIEKRISFLQSKNLTKEEIDVALARAGEDPSPAAAASSAASGYQSAPQQVVYRPPPSSPQGYGYPPYGQWQPPPEPPKRDWRDWFIMATVMGGVSYGLYFVAKRYITPLIAPPTPPQLEQDKQHIDEQFNRAFALIEQLSTDTAALKTAEEARTEKLDATLRDVETLVADLKTASRRRDDETRRINDEVNALKDTIPKALEGAREGNENRLRELGTELKSLKTLLGNRLGGGASPSPVTPRAPDTTAPNTESTPSSTPPATNGTTPTASQPETPSGSAQAPSANSANPTNPLSRFSKSPSIPAWQLAAANRSKPASSSTQASSENSGADQSSAPAS, translated from the exons ATGGTTCGCGAGGAGTTAATCTCTTCTGCA GTGACAT TCCTACAGGATCCCTCTGTGGCATCAGCTCCGATTGAGAAGAGGATATCTTTTCTACAGTCAAAGAACCTCACTAAAGAGGAAATTGATGTAGCTCTCGCGCGCGCTGGCGAGGACCCATCAccggccgcagcagcatcgtCAGCAGCATCGGGATATCAATCCGCACCACAACAAGTCGTCTACCGACCACCTCCGTCATCGCCACAAGGATATGGATACCCTCCGTATGGCCAGTGGCAACCTCCGCCGGA ACCTCCGAAACGGGACTGGCGTGACTGGTTCATAATGGCTACTGTCATGGGAGGAGTCAGTTATGGGCTCTATTTTGTTGCCAAG CGATATATCACACCTCTAATCGCACCTCCGACTCCCCCGCAACTagagcaagacaagcaaCATATTGATGAACAATTCAATCGAGCATTCGCCCTGATTGAACAGCTCTCCACTGACACTGCCGCCTTGAAGACGGCTGAAGAGGCGCGTACCGAGAAGTTGGATGCTACTTTACGAGACGTAGAAACTTTGGTCGCCGATCTGAAGACCGCATCGCGGCGGCGAGATGACGAGACCCGACGTATTAATGATGAGGTCAATGCACTGAAGGACACCATTCCGAAGGCGCTTGAGGGCGCGCGCGAGGGCAACGAAAATCGTTTGCGGGAGCTTGGAACTGAATTAAAGAGTTTGAAGACTCTTCTGGGTAACAGACTCGGCGGGGGtgcttctccgtctccggTTACCCCGAGGGCGCCTGATACAACCGCCCCCAATACTGAGTCCACGCCgtcttcaactcctcctgCAACTAATGGAACCACGCCTACTGCATCCCAACCAGAGACTCCGTCCGGATCTGCACAGGCCCCGAGTGCCAACTCCGCCAACCCCACCAACCCACTTTCACGGTTCAGCAAGTCCCCCTCAATCCCTGCCTGGCAGTTGGCTGCCGCGAACCGGTCCAAGCCCGCATCTTCTTCTACCCAGGCTTCCAGTGAAAACTCTGGTGCCGACCAGTCGAGCGCCCCCGCCAGTTAG
- a CDS encoding uncharacterized protein (transcript_id=CADANIAT00005424), whose product MTRCPSPVRLLCLHCRSSLRPPFAVVRSPWPATPRSGWKLQWSKQYSVGAKRSVFDSEFLKDLNRLNPPERRVPEWHRKRVKPWITFLEEFLRRNPKSAEAHSASNQSSGITRKSFAETIDLARHLNAARTELDRDLLAHTGYKLNNWSMVYAILNGLLDAAEAVAAASSSRRGVVEDRAISLGISLDKLTDVDLFSSPFPRTSDIVGLETLDSLTYRPFSRDYYMLLMAEVWKSLGIITIYAADTSPAKSKLAMSVVYRILARLHHSGLVSERVYKYTTPDTYQATFRPPGMYLLSTHIMDVLSDAAWTVHEAEVAAEAAAAGKDAPFLPAKINIKELGHEIWLEFILWCCVEHGHINEGTWLLERLIRRKGWKFQSWTPLLHEEKALRNTIINREVSTWPSPESANVASEPPKRTDPPSLFHGLGKQTISVEIVTALLDNLPNLIHMGMGTGGVPAPEILRHIDNLKFAITSATTSESEFLSTTKTVNWFTTRVIESGGLIPEVDPQTFDNLLKLTPHVVPPWSNGMCPVEEDTLAALDQSQLYDDTCAFTGLIEYNLKYHSSHRFTGNALNLFARLQAVMDTCKMRRLDDFFSSRLKDDRANLPFTYDGLLSFESSIPQLSNVTLAHLFDLITVSRAFAFGEWLLLSDDIDGPTVPVNAYGDQALAPSLLRFAAATKNDNIGESVVRSLSQPVSLNTLRAILNYRITMHQWDQVISTLKYIRDNRIKTWAHSNIAAIAAEIIRLDHALIMSSEKSNSPSTSNSDIEINLAEAKKVLYRILFGEFDENPWRKRRNPNFQAHTLISFTRLFRHLPSPSLHEIAGSVFESEYVPMYRLPYIPSPPFHTILAAIAETQGTAAAKKVYKRFCVSYNSPEFSRLVVGGITRFYEKAERDFRRGDPNFDAEYFHHLQKKLVLPNPNTVRILTQAAIREYQAATVEMEAEVRSWSESLIPSSEGTAAEQYYDRTLSPRSTDAGASLSSNGTPPPLSPRERKDEAEKTLIFCIKRFKVFHMSDAEIAREVGEEFYSNYQRANADRREWDRRTKSDLKRNLERREKLKERLEEAEETLEDIKKDARAKRKERRKLWQKTQKLKEKLKKSEKAQNDVKLNVLLNMTRRERDRACDGNQEQKRQPLFLPRARSEMRRMRRERGIMRRESWRGQTPR is encoded by the coding sequence ATGACAAGGTGCCCGTCTCCAGTCCGCTTGCTGTGTCTGCATTGCAGGTCTTCCTTGCGCCCTCCTTTCGCCGTCGTTCGCTCTCCTTGGCCAGCAACTCCTCGTTCCGGGTGGAAGCTACAATGGAGCAAGCAATACTCCGTCGGCGCCAAGCGCTCGGTCTTTGACTCCGAgttcctcaaagacctcaaTCGCCTTAATCCTCCGGAGCGCCGGGTCCCGGAGTGGCACAGGAAAAGAGTGAAACCTTGGATAACTTTCTTAGAAGAGTTTCTGCGGCGAAACCCCAAGAGTGCTGAAGCACATTCAGCCTCCAACCAGTCTTCGGGAATAACTCGAAAGTCGTTTGCGGAGACCATCGATTTAGCTCGCCATTTGAATGCCGCTCGGACGGAGCTCGATAGGGACCTTTTAGCTCATACTGGCTATAAATTGAACAATTGGTCGATGGTGTATGCCATACTCAACGGGTTACTGGATGCTGCGGAGGCAGTCGcggcagcttcttcttcgcgacgTGGGGTAGTTGAGGATAGGGCCATAAGTCTGGGGATCTCGCTCGACAAATTGACCGATGTGGATTTGTTCTCCTCGCCATTTCCGCGGACATCGGATATTGTCGGATTGGAGACCCTAGATTCACTTACATATAGGCCTTTTTCGCGGGATTACTACATGCTGCTCATGGCCGAAGTCTGGAAAAGCTTAGGCATAATAACTATATACGCTGCTGACACATCCCCTGCCAAATCCAAGCTTGCCATGTCAGTGGTCTATCGTATTCTTGCGCGGCTTCACCATTCTGGTCTTGTCTCCGAGCGCGTCTACAAGTACACCACCCCAGACACCTATCAGGCTACGTTCCGGCCTCCAGGAATGTATCTTCTATCTACTCACATTATGGACGTTCTTTCTGATGCTGCCTGGACGGTGCATGAAGCAGAGGTTgcggcagaagcagcagccgcggGGAAAGACGCTCCCTTCCTGCCTGCCAAGATCAACATTAAGGAACTCGGGCATGAGATTTGGTTGGAGTTTATCCTTTGGTGCTGCGTCGAGCATGGACACATTAACGAAGGAACTTGGCTGCTTGAAAGATTGATCCGTCGAAAAGGTTGGAAGTTCCAGAGTTGGACGCCTCTTCTCCACGAGGAAAAGGCCTTGCGCAACACTATCATAAATCGAGAAGTCTCAACGTGGCCTTCGCCAGAATCTGCAAATGTTGCGTCCGAGCCGCCCAAGCGGACTGATCCCCCCTCACTTTTCCACGGCCTTGGTAAGCAAACGATTAGTGTCGAAATCGTTACAGCTTTATTGGACAACCTGCCCAATCTCATTCATATGGGAATGGGTACAGGAGGTGTCCCTGCTCCTGAAATCCTCCGTCACATCGATAATCTCAAATTTGCCATCACCTCTGCTACGACGTCTGAGTCGGAGTTTCTATCGACAACCAAAACAGTTAATTGGTTTACAACCCGTGTGATTGAGTCCGGCGGCCTGATACCCGAAGTTGATCCACAAACGTTCGATAATCTTCTCAAGCTAACACCTCACGTTGTCCCACCATGGAGCAACGGCATGTGTCCTGTGGAAGAGGATACTTTGGCTGCCCTTGATCAATCGCAACTCTACGACGACACGTGTGCCTTTACTGGCCTAATTGAATACAACCTGAAGTACCACTCTTCTCATAGATTCACTGGGAACGCTCTGAATCTGTTCGCCAGGTTGCAGGCTGTTATGGACACATGCAAGATGCGACGTCTCGATGATTTCTTCTCGTCGCGGTTGAAAGATGACCGTGCAAACCTGCCTTTCACTTATGATGGCTTATTATCCTTTGAATCGTCCATTCCCCAGCTTTCGAACGTCACTCTTGCCCATTTATTTGATCTGATTACTGTGTCACGAGCTTTTGCATTCGGCGAATGGCTTCTATTGTCTGACGACATCGACGGGCCTACAGTGCCCGTAAACGCATATGGAGACCAGGCTCTAGCACCTTCCCTCTTGCGATTTGCGGCCGCCACGAAGAATGATAACATTGGGGAATCCGTTGTGCGATCACTCAGTCAGCCTGTCTCCCTCAACACTCTTCGAGCTATTCTAAATTATCGCATCACCATGCACCAGTGGGATCAAGTTATTTCCACTCTCAAATACATCCGTGATAATCGAATCAAGACTTGGGCGCATAGCAACATCGCCGCCATTGCCGCAGAGATCATCCGTCTTGACCACGCCCTAATAATGTCATCGGAAAAATCAAATTCGCCCAGCACGTCCAATTCCGACATTGAAATAAATCTTGCAGAAGCGAAAAAGGTTCTCTACCGCATCTTATTCGGCGAGTTTGACGAAAACCCTTGGCGCAAACGCCGTAACCCTAACTTCCAAGCACACACTCTCATCAGCTTCACCCGCCTCTTCCGCCACTTACCCTCCCCTTCGCTCCACGAAATCGCCGGTTCTGTATTCGAGTCTGAGTACGTTCCTATGTATCGCCTTCCATATATTCCCTCCCCGCCATTTCACACAATTCTCGCCGCTATCGCAGAAACCCAGGGCACAGCCGCTGCCAAAAAGGTCTATAAGCGTTTTTGCGTTAGTTATAACTCACCGGAGTTCAGTCGTCTTGTAGTAGGTGGCATCACGCGGTTTTACGAGAAGGCCGAACGGGACTTCCGGAGGGGCGATCCGAACTTTGACGCCGAGTAttttcaccatctccagaagaAGCTAGTGCTGCCAAATCCAAACACAGTGAGAATTCTTACGCAAGCGGCTATTCGGGAGTATCAGGCTGCTACagtcgagatggaggcggaggtgCGTTCATGGTCAGAGTCACTAATACCAAGCTCAGAAGGCACAGCAGCTGAGCAATACTATGACCGAACCCTGTCTCCTCGTTCCACTGATGCAGGAGCCAGTCTTTCCTCGAATGGAACACCGCCACCTCTTTCCCCGCGAGAACGGAAAGACGAGGCTGAAAAGACCCTCATTTTCTGCATCAAACGCTTCAAGGTCTTCCATATGAGCGACGCCGAAATAGCCCGTGAGGTTGGCGAAGAGTTCTACTCAAATTACCAAAGAGCCAATGCGGATAGACGAGAGTGGGACCGGAGAACAAAAAGCGACCTGAAGAGGAATTTGGAACGGAGAgagaagttgaaggagagattagaggaggccgaggaaACGCTagaagatatcaagaaagATGCAAGAGCCAAGAGGAAAGAGCGGCGCAAGCTGTGGCAAAAGACACAGAAACTCAaagagaagttgaagaagagcgaaAAAGCTCAAAACGACGTCAAGCTGAACGTCCTGTTGAACATGACGAGACGCGAGCGGGATCGAGCGTGCGATGGGAATCAAGAACAGAAACGTCAACCACTATTTTTGCCTAGGGCAAGAAGCGAGATGAGAAGGATGCGGAGAGAGAGGGGGATTATGAGACGAGAGAGTTGGAGAGGACAAACGCCCAGGTGA